The genomic window GTCGTCGAGTCCCTCTTCGGCGCGCTCCCGACCCCCGGCGGCGGCTTCCGCCTCCTCGGCGTGCGGGTCGAGGGCCTGTCGCGGGCCGACGACGGCGTCCAGCTCCTCCTCGACGACGACCCCCGCCGTGGCGCCCCGGAGCGGGCCGCCGACGCCGTCCGGGAGCGCTGGGGACGCGGTGCTCTGGCCCCGGCGAGCCTCCTGCGCCCACGCGACGGGGAGGGGCGCGCCGGGGGCGGGGGCGCTCGCGGCCAGGACCCGGCGTGACCCGCTACGCGAGCGGGTTTCCCACCGGCGCGCCCCTGCGCCTATCCTGGGAGCACCGCGTCCCCGGGGCACCGGTGCCCACCGGCGCCCCGCGCGGCAACGATGACGGAAAGGGGGAGCCATGGCCCTGTCGGAGCGCGAGCAGCAGGTGCTGCGCGACCTCGAGGAGCAGCTCCACGACGAGGACCCCGCCCTCGTCGACTCCATGGACGACGCCGGCCGGGAGCTCGGCCGCCTCTCGCCCCGCCACGTCGGCGGCGGCATCGCCCTCATCCTCCTCGGCCTCGCCGTCCTCGTCGGCGGCGTCGCGGTCGGCCACGGCATCGTCTCGATCCTCCTGGGCGTCGCCGGCTTCGGCCTCGCGGTCTGGGGTGTCACGATGATGCTCACCCGGGCCCAGGCCCCCGAGCCCGAGGCGCCCCGCCGCCAGCAGGGCTCCCGCTCCAGCTTCATGGACCGCCAGTCCGAGCGCTGGGAGCAGCGCCGCGACCAGCAGCGCTGAGACGCCCCCACCTTCCTCCACCCCGGACCCCGAACGCCGTCCTCCCCGCCGGGAGGGCGGCTTTCTCGTGCCCACGGGCCCCCGACGTCGTCTCCGGCGCCCGTGGGGAGTCGGAGTGACCGAGCGCGCGTGACGATTCCCTCCACCGCACCCCACCCCGGGATTGCGCTGCAATGACGCCACTCGTGATCCGATCGTGACACTCCTGCGGCCTACGTGGGGGTGGAAGGGGAGGGAAGTGGAGTAGGGTGGAGCCATACGGATCGTCGAGGGGAAGGAGACCCGGATGTTCCTGGGTACCCACGCCCCCCGGCTCGATGAGAAGGGCCGCCTCATCCTCCCGGCGAAGTTCCGCGAGGAGCTCGCCGGCGGCATCGTCCTCACCCGAGGTCAGGAGCACTGCCTCTACGCCTTCACGAGCGCGGAGTTCGAGCGCATGTACGCCCAGCTCCGCGAGGCCCCCCTCGCCCAGAAGCAGGCGCGCGACTACGTCCGCGTCATGCTCTCCGGCGCCGACTCGCAGATCCCGGACAGGCAGGGACGCATCACCATCCCCGCCCCGCTGCGCGCCTACGCCGGGCTCGGCCGCGACCTCGCCGTCATCGGCGCCGGGGCCCGCGTCGAGATCTGGGACGCCGCCGCCTGGGAGGCCTACCTGGCCGACCAGGAGCAGGTCTTCGCCGACCAGGCCGAGGAGATCATCCCCGGCTTCTTCTGAGCCGACCCGTCCGCGACGGCCCGCCCGCCGCCACCCACAACACAAGCAGCACGCAGGCACGGCGCCCCGGCGCCGCCCACGGCCCGTCCCGTGAGGTCTCCGCCCGCCGCGCAGTCCGACGTCACTTCCCCGGCGCCGGAACCTGCGGGAGGAGTCCTGGCGGAACGGGCCCGGGCCACCACCCGCGTCACGAGCAAGCCTGACCACGCCACCGAGGAGGACCGCGATGACCGACGCAGCGCAGCGCCACGTCCCCGTCCTCCTCGAGCGCTGCCTCGACCTCCTCGGCCCCGCGCTCGAGGGCGACGACGCGCCCGTCGCCCCCGTCCTCGTCGACTGCACCCTCGGCATGGGCGGTCACACCGAGGGCGCCCTCGCCCGCTTCGAGAACCTCACCGTCGTCGGCATCGACCGCGACCCCGAGGCCATCGCCCTCGCCTCCGAGCGCCTCGCACGCTTCGGCGACCGCTTCCGCGCCGTCAACACCACCTACGACCACGTCGACGACGTCGCCCGCCAGGCCTCGCCCTACGGCGACGGAACCGTCGACGCCGTCCTCATGGACCTCGGCGTCTCCTCCCTCCAGCTCGACGACGCGGAGCGCGGCTTCTCCTACGCCCGCACCGCGCCGCTCGACATGCGCATGGACCAGTCCCAGGGGCGCACGGCCCAGGAGATCCTCGACACCGCCGACGAGCGCGAGATCGCCCGCATCCTGCGCACCTACGGCGAGGAGCGCTTCGCGCCGCGCATCGCCCGCACCATCGTGCGGCGCCGTGAGGACGGCGAGCCCGTCACCACGACCCAGGACCTCGTCGACGTCGTGCGCGCCTCCGTCCCCGCCGCCGCCCGCCGCACCGGCGGCAACCCCGCCAAGCGCACCTTCCAGGCGCTGCGGATCGCCGTCAACGCCGAGCTGGAGGCCCTCGAGGCCGCCGTCCCGCGCGCCCTCAACTCCGTGCGCGTCGGCGGCCGCCTCGTCGTCGAGTCCTACCAGAGTCTCGAGGACCGCATCGTCAAGCAGGCCATGGTCGCCGGCGCCACGACGAACGCCCCCGCGGACCTGCCCTTCGTCCCCGAGGACGCCGCCCCGTACCTCGAGCTCGTCACCCACGGCGCGGAGCGCGCCGACGACGACGAGCAGGCCCGCAACCCCCGTTCCGCGCCTGTGAGGCTGAGAGCCGCGACGCGCCTCCGGCCCGCCTCCGACGCACCGGCGCCCGAGCCTGGTACAGGTACGGGGGGAGCCCGCAGGGAACGACCACGGCCCGCCCCGAGCCGCCGGAGCGGCACCCGATCAGACGCACGAGACCACGCACGATCCCGAGGAAGGAGGAGCCGATGAGCGCCGCCGCCAGCACCGCCACCACGACGAGCACCGAGACGCCGTCGCGTCGCCGCGCGCGCACCGCGCCCGTGCGACGCACCGCCGGCGCCCCCACCGCCCGCGCGCGCCGTCCCCGCGTCCGCCGCGAGGCCTCCGAGTCCGAGCAGCCGCAGCTCTACGTCGTCCGCGGCCTCGCCCCGGCCCGTTCAACGCTGCCCTTCATCCTCCTCATCGTCGCCATCCTCATCGGCGCCCTGGCCACCTCCATGGTCCTCAACGCGCGCATGGCGGACACCGCGTACAAGATGCAGAAGGCCCAGATCGAGCTCAACGTCGTCAACGACCACATCGACACCGTCCAGGGCGAGGTCCTCGATGAGTCCTCGCCCGAGCAGCTCGCCCAGCGCGCCGCCGCGCTCGGCATGGTGCCGGCGCAGGCCCCCGGGGTCGTCGACCTCACGAGCTCGACCGTCTCCGGTGGCACCGCCGCCTGGTCGGAGTAGGTCGGCGTGAACCCCAGCCGCCGTCGAGCCCTCCAGTTCTTCGGCGTCGCCGGCTTCGCACTGCTCACCGGGAAGACCGCGTGGCTGCAGGCCGTCGACGGCCCCGCCCTCGCCGCCCAGGCCAAGGCCGAGCGCACCGTCACCTGGATCAACCGCGCCGCCCGCGGCGACATCAAGGGCCGTGACGGCTCGGTCCTCGCCTCCTCGACGATCTCGTACGACATCGGCGTCAACCAGGTGAAGATCGGCCAGTACGAGCAGACGTCCACCGACGGCTCAGCCTCCACCGACGGCGCCCCGGCCGTCGTCGGCCACGGCGCCGTCGCCGCCGCCAAGCAGATCGCCCCGATCCTCGGCGTCGACGCCCAGGAGCTCGGCGCCAAGATGGTCGGCACCTCCACCTACGCCGTCATCGCCGAGAACGTCGACCCCGACACCTGGCGCCGCATCAACGCCCTCGACATCCCCGGCGTCGAGCCCGACCAGCGCATCCGCCGCCTCTACCCGGCCGGCAAGGTCGCGGGCAACGTCGTCGGCTACACCCACGAGGGCGCCAACCGCCAGCTCGTCGGCTCCGCGGGCCTCGAGCTCACCCAGAACAAGAAGCTCACCGGCACCAACGGCAAGGGCAGCGTCGAGATCGGCAAGACCGGCGCCATCATCCCCACCGGGGACCGGACCGACGTGCCCTCCGTCGCCGGCCAGACCGTGCGCACCACGATCAACCCCGACCTCCAGGCCGTCGCCCAGGACGCCCTCGACGAGGTCGTCAAGGTCCAGAACGCCGACTGGGGCACGATCGTCGTCATGGAGCCGAGCACCGGCAAGCTCCTCGTCCTGGCCGACTCCAACTCCGTCGACCCCTCCGACCCCTCGGCCACCGACGCCGACGACCGCGACGCCCGCAGCGTCCAGGCCGTCTTCGAGCCCGGAAGCGTCGGGAAGGTCGTCACCTTCGCCACCGCCCTCGAGGAGGGCTACCTCACCCCGACGGACTCCTACACGGTCCCCTACCGGTGGACCGCCTCCAACGGGCAGACCTTCCAGGACTCGCACGAGCACGCCGTTGAGTACCTCACGAGCTCGCAGGTCCTGGCCGAGTCGTCCAACGTCGGCACCGTGCAGATCGGCGAGAAGGTCCCTGACGACCTCCGCTACCAGTACATCGAGAAGTTCGGCTTCGGCTCGCTCACCGGTATCGAGATGCCCGCCGAGTCCGCCGGGCTCCTCTACCCGCCCGCCAAGTGGGACGACCGCACCCGCTACACGACCATGTTCGGCCAGGGCTACGCGGGCACCTCCCTCCAGGCCGTCCAGGTCCTCGCCACCGTCGCCAACAAGGGAGTGAGCGTCCCGCCGCGCGTCATCGACGCCTGGATCGACGCGGACGGCAACGAGACCGCCCAGGAGTCCGGCGAGGGCACCCAGGTCATCAGCGCGGACACCGCCACCACCCTCACCGAGATGCTCATCGGCGTCACCCAGGCGGGCGGCACCGCCGAGGAGGCCTCGCTCGACGGCTACCTCGTGGCCGGCAAGACCGGAACCACCGAGATCCTCACCGAGTCCGGCACCGTCGCCTCCTTCGTCGGCTTCACGCCCGCGCGCGACCCCGCCATCGCCGTCGCAGTCATCGTCTACAAGCCGGACGGCACCTACGGAGGCACCGTCTCCGCCCCCGTCTTCCGCAAGGTCGCCATCGCCGCGCTCCACCAGCTCGGCATCGCCCCCGACCCGACCGTCATCGCCGCGCAGGCCGCCAACGACGCCGAGGCCCAGGCCGAGGCCAAGGCCCAGAAGGCGGCGCAGCAGGAGGCGCAGGAGCGCAATGCGGACTGACCACGACCCGCACGGCGGCAACGGCGCGACGCGCGTCTCACCGCACCGCTGAGCCGCCACCCGCCCACCGGGCGGCCAGCATCACGACGCCACGATAGATTGAGGAACCATGAGCAACCACGCCTACGAGTCGGCGGCGGCCCTGCGCCCCCACCGCCTCGAGCCGACCGCCCTCTCCGAGCTCGCGGGCCGCTTCGGCCTCGCCGTGGCCCCGGGGGCCGGCGGCGTCGAGCGCGTGAGCGTCGTCGGCGTCAGCGTCGACTCCTCCGACGTCGCCGCCGGTGAGCTCTTCACCGCCATCCCCGGCTTCAAGCGCCACGGCGCCGAGTTCGCCGCCCAGGCCGTCGACGCCGGCGCCGTCGCCGTCCTCACCGACGCCGCCGGAGCCGAGATCGTCCTGCGGGACCGCCCCGGCACCCCCGTCCTCGTCACCGAGGACCCGCGCGCCGTCGTCGGCCCCCTGGCCGCCGAGGTCTACCGCCATCCGAGCGAGCGCCTCACCGCCACGGCAGTGACCGGCACCAACGGCAAGACGACCACCTCCTACTTCGTCGAGGCCATCCTCGCCGCCCACCTGGGCGGCTGCATGCTCGCCGGCACCGTCGAGCTGCGCGTGGGGGAGCAGCACGTCGAGTCCCCGCGCACCACCGTCGAGGCGCCCGTCCTCCAGCGCCTCATGGCCCTCGCCCTCGAGGAGGGCGTCCCCGCCGCGAGCCTCGAGGCCTCCAGCCAGGCCCTCGACCTGCGCCGCATGGACGGCACCGTCGTCGAGGTCGCCGGCTTCACCAACCTCCAGCGCGACCACCTCGACTACCACGAGACGATGGAGCGCTACCTGGAGGCCAAGGCCATCCTCTTCACCCCGGAGCACGCCCGTCGCGCCGTCGTCTGCGTCGACGACGAGTGGGGCGTCCGCCTCGCCGAGAAGGTCGCCTCCGACGCCGCCCTCCAGCTCGACCGCGTCCGCGCCTACCCCGGGGAGGCGGACACCGACTGGTTCGTCACGGACGCCGCCGTCTCCATGACGGACTCCGCGACGACCTTCGTCCTCCACGGGCCCGAGGGCGAGGAGATCGCCGCCTCCTGCCCGCTGCCCGGCCTCGTCAACGTCCAGAACGCGGCCCTCGCCCTCGTCATGACCATCCGCGCCGGCGTCCCCGCCGCCACCGCCGTCGAGGCCCTCTCCCAGGCGCACAACATCCCCGGCCGCATGCAGCGCATCAGCCAGCGGGACGGCGAGCGCGGCCTGTGCATCGTCGACTTCGCGCACACGCCGGACGCCATGCGCCTCACCCTCGAGGCCGTCCGCGCCATCACCCCGGGCCGCCTCATCGTCGTCTTCTCCTCGGACGGGGACCGCGACCACGGCAAGCGCCCCATGCTCGGGGCCGTCGCCGCCGAGCTCGCCGACGTCCTCGTCCTCACCGACGAGAACCCGCGCAGCGAGGACCCGCAGACCATCCGCGACGCCATCCTCGAGGGCGTCCGCTCCGTGCGCCCCGACCTGCACGACGTCGAGCAGGTGACCACCTGGCGCGGCGACGCGGTCAAGCGCGGCGTCGAGCTCTGCGGCCCCGAGGACACCGTCATCGTCACCGGCAAGGGCCATGAGCCCTTCCTCGAGATCGGCGGCGAGTTCATCCGCTACAACGACGCCCCCGTCATGCGCGAGGCCGTCGAGGCCAAGTGGGGGCCCATCGCCTCCGACGCCGCCGGGAAGGGCTCACGGGCATGATCGAGCGCAGCCTCACCGAGCTCGCCGCCATGGTCGGCGGCGAGATCCTCGACGCGGACGGGACCGGGGACGCCCCGGTCGTCGCCTCCGTCGTGACCGACTCCCGCAAGGCCGGTCCCGGCGCGCTCTTCGTCGCCATCGCCGGCGAGCGCACGGACGGCCACGCCCACCTCGGCGGCGTCCTCGCCGCAGGGGGCGCGGCCGCCCTCGTCTCCGACCTGCCCGCCGCCCGCGCCGCCCTCGACGCGGCCGGCGTCGCGCCGGACGACGCGGACGGAGAGCGCCGCACGCTGCCCCTCATCCTCGTCGAGGACACGGTCGAGGCCCTCGGACTGCTCGCCAGGGCGCACCTCGCCGACCTGCGCGAGCGCGCCGCCTCCCGCGGGAGCGAGCTCACCGTCGTCGCCATGACCGGCAGCGTCGGCAAGACGACGACGAAGGACCTCACCCGCCAGCTCCTCGCCGCCCAGGCGCCGACCGTCGCGCCGATCGCCTCCTTCAACAACGAGATCGGGCTGCCCCTCACGGTCCTCGAGACTGACGAGTCGACCCGGTACCTCGTCCTCGAGATGGGCGCCTCCGGCTTCGGGCACATCTCCTACCTCACCGGCATCGCCCCGCTCGACGCCGCGGCCGTCCTCATGATCGGCCACGCCCACATGGGCGGCTTCGGCTCCGTCGACGGCGTCGCCGAGGCCAAGTCCGAGATCGTCCAGGGCCTCCTGCCCGGCGGCACCGCCGTCCTCAACTACGACGACGAGCGCGCCTGGGCCATGCGCGCGATCGCCCCCGGCCCGGTGCTGGCCTTCTCCGCGAGCGGCGACCCGGCCGCCGAGATCCGCGCCGAGAACGTCGAGGCCGACGCCCAGGCGCACGCCGTCCTCGACCTCGTCGCCCCCGGCGCGCCGACGACGCGCGTCCGGCTCGGGCTGCCCGGCCTGCACAACGTCGGCAACGCGCTCGCCGCGGTCGGCCTCGCGATCGCCGCGGGAGTCCCTGCCGCCGACGCCGTGGCCGCACTCGCGGGAGCACGGATCGAGAGCCCCCACCGTCTCGACGTGCGCACCGTGGGCGCGCCCGACGGCGGCGATATCCTCCTCATCGACGACTCCTACAACGCCAACATCGACTCCATGTCGGCCTCCCTGGCCTCCCTGCCGGCCCTGGCCGGGGAGCGGCGCCGCGTCGTCGTCATCTCCGAGATGCTCGAGCTCGGCGAGTTCTCGGACGCCGACCACGCACGCACCGGCGAGCTCGTGGCCGACGCCGGCGCGAGCCTCCTCGTCACCATCGGGGAGGGGGCCGCCCCGGCCGCCGAGACCGCCCGACGGGCCGGCGTGGGCGAGGTCGTCGAGCTTCCCGACGCCGACGCCGCCCTGACGCGGATCGACGCCCTCGTGCGCGCCGGCGACGCCGTGCTCGTCAAGGGCTCCAACGGCTCGGGCGCCTGGCGCGTCGCCAACCACCTCGCTGAACGACCCGTCGAAGGGACACCGGGAGGCACCGACCGATGACCGCCATCCTCATCGCCGCCGCCGTCGGCATGGTCGTGACCCTGCTGGGCACGCCCGTGCTCATCGGCTTCCTGCACAAGCGGCAGTACGGCCAGTTCATCCGCCAGGACGGACCGCAGGGCCACTTCACCAAGCGCGGCACGCCCACGATGGGCGGCCTCGTCATCATCATCGCCACCGTCCTCGGCTACGCGATCGCGAACCTCTCGGAGCTGCGCACCCCGCGCGCCAGCGGCGTGCTCCTCCTCTTCCTCATCGTGGGCCTGGGCCTCATCGGCTTCCTCGATGACTTCGAGAAGATCTCCAAGCAGCGCTCGCTGGGCCTGACGCCCTGGCAGAAGATGCTCGGCCAAGCCTTCATCGGCATCACCTTCTCCGTGTGCGGCCTGTTCTTCGCCGACCGCAACGGCCTCACCCCAGCCTCGACCCGGATCTCCTTCGCGCGGGACACGAACCTCGACCTCGCCTTCGCGGGCGTCGGGCTGGGGATCGTCCTGTTCATCCTGTGGTCGAACTTCCTCATCACCGCCTGGTCCAACGCCGTCAACCTCACCGACGGCCTCGACGGCCTCGCGGCCGGGTCCTCCGCCATGGTCTTCGGCGCCTACACGCTCATCGGCGTGTGGCAGACGAACCAGTCCTGCCTCTACGGGCACGCCGACGTCGTCGTCACCACCTGCTACCAGGTGCGCGACCCGCGCGACCTCGCCATGGTGGCCGCGGCCCTCATGGGCGCCTGCTTCGGCTTCCTGTGGTGGAACGCCTCCCCGGCCAAGATCTTCATGGGGGACACCGGCTCCCTCGCCCTCGGCGGCGCGCTCGCCGGGCTGTCGATCCTCACGCGCACGGAGTTCCTCGCCGTCGTCCTCGGCGGGCTCTTCCTGGCCGAGGTCATGAGCGACGTCATCCAGATCGCCTCCTTCAAGTCCACCGGTAAGCGCGTCTTCCGCATGGCCCCCCTCCACCACCACTTCGAGCTGGGCGGCTGGAGCGAGGTCAACGTCGTCATCCGCTTCTGGATCATCGCCGGCGTCTGCGTCGTCGCCGGCCTGGGCATCTTCTACACCGAGTTCCTCCTCTCCTGAGACAGTGCGCACGACCCCTCGCGCACGATCCGCTGCGCGAGGGGTCGTGCGCGCCCGCTCGGCGCGGCACGCGAGCCCCGTACGGGCCCGTGCGGACCCGCTGCGCGCGTGACGTCGACCGCCCCGCGCGTGTGGCTCCACCTCCCTCCCAGGTCGATGGGGGAGCATCGGACCAGGCGCCGGGTCTCGCCCGACGCCGCCCGACGCCCCGCCGCCGACCCGCCAGCGCGGGCCGCCGTGCCGACGACGCACCTTCCGAGCCCCCCGGCGCCCGGCCGCACGGCCCCGCCGGCCGCACACAGACAGGAACGAGAGACCCCGTGACGAGCAGCGGCACCAGCACCCTGAGCACGAGCGACCTCGCCGGCGCGCGCGTCGGCGTCGTCGGCCTGGGCCGCACCGGACTCGCCGTCGTCGACGTCCTCACCGCCCTCGGCGCGCAGGTCACCGTCCTCGACGCCCGCGAGAGCGCCGTCGACGAGGCCCGCGCCGCCCACCCCGGCCTCGCCGAAGCCGTCTCGGGCGACGACGACGCCGTCGCCGAGGCCGCCACCTCCTCGGACCTCCGCCTCCTCGTCGTCTCGCCCGGCGTCCCCGCCACCGGCCCCGTCCTCACCGGCGCCGCCGCCGCGGGTCTGGAGACCTGGAGCGAGATCGAGCTCGCCTGGCGCCTCCAGCAGGCCCGCGACCGCGAGACCGGCCGCACCGTCCCGTGGATCGCCGTCACCGGCACCGACGGCAAGACGACGACCGTCGGCATGCTCTCCGCCATCCTCACCGCCGCCGGTCTCAACGCCCCGGCCGTCGGCAACATCGGCGTCCCGACCATCAGCGTCGTCGCCGAGGGACGCGCCGACGCCCTCACCGTCGAGCTCTCCAGCTTCCAGCTCCACACGACCCGCACGCTCAGCCCGCTTGCCGCGGCCTGCCTCAACCTGGCCCCCGACCACCTCGACTGGCACGGCGGCTACGAGGCCTACGGCGCCGACAAGGCCCGCATCTACGAGCACGCCCAGCGCGCCGCCGTCTACAACGTCGCCGACCCCGCCACCCAGGCCATGGTCGACGGCGCCGACGTCGTCGAGGGCTGCTACGCCGTCGGATTCACGCTCGGCGTGCCCGCCCTCGGACAGGTCGGCGTCGTCGAGGACATCTTTGTCGACCGCGCGATGCACGCCGACCGCTTCCGCGCCGGCCTCGAGCTCGCCACCCTCGAGGACCTCGCCCACCTCGCCCCCGGCGGCGAGGCCGACCGCCTCCCCGCCCACGTCGCCGCCGACGCGCTGGCCGCCTCCGCCCTCGCCATGGCGCACGACGCCGTCGCCGCTGACCCCGCCGCCGTGCGCGAGGGCCTGCGCACCTTCCGCCCCGGCGCCCACCGCCTCGTCACCGTCGGCAGCGCCGACGGCGTCACCTGGGTCGACGACTCCAAGGCCACCAACCCCCACTCCGCCCAGGCCGCCCTCACGAGCCTGCCCGAGGGCACCGGCGTGTGGATCGCCGGCGGCGACGACAAGGGCGCCGACTTCCACGAGCTCGTCCGCGCCGTCCGCCCGGCCCTGCGCGGCGTCGTCGTCATCGGCCGCGACGAGGGGCCGCTGCTGGCCGCCCTCGCCGACGAGGCCCCCGACGTCCCCCTCACGCGAGTCCCCGACGGCACCTCCCAGGCCGTCATCGACGGCGCCGTCGAGGTCGCCGCCGCCATGGCGCAGGACGGCGACACCGTCATGCTCGCCCCCGCCTGCGCCTCCTGGGACCAGTTCACCTCCTACGGCGAGCGCGGCGACATGTTCGCCGCCGCCGTCGCCCGCCGGACCGCCGGGGAGCGCGGATGAGTCCCGCCCGCACCAGCCGTCCCGCCGCCCGGCAGGGGCGGCGCCCCGCACCGCGCACGGCGTCTCGCACCGCGACCTCCGGGAGCACGGCCTCCGCCACGAGCACGGCGTCCGCGGTCAGCGCCTCGGAGCCGCAGGATCCCCGCCGCCCCCGTCGCAGGCTGCGGCCGGGGTCGCCCGCCGCCTGGTGGC from Actinomyces radicidentis includes these protein-coding regions:
- a CDS encoding DUF3040 domain-containing protein, producing the protein MALSEREQQVLRDLEEQLHDEDPALVDSMDDAGRELGRLSPRHVGGGIALILLGLAVLVGGVAVGHGIVSILLGVAGFGLAVWGVTMMLTRAQAPEPEAPRRQQGSRSSFMDRQSERWEQRRDQQR
- the mraZ gene encoding division/cell wall cluster transcriptional repressor MraZ, which gives rise to MFLGTHAPRLDEKGRLILPAKFREELAGGIVLTRGQEHCLYAFTSAEFERMYAQLREAPLAQKQARDYVRVMLSGADSQIPDRQGRITIPAPLRAYAGLGRDLAVIGAGARVEIWDAAAWEAYLADQEQVFADQAEEIIPGFF
- the rsmH gene encoding 16S rRNA (cytosine(1402)-N(4))-methyltransferase RsmH — its product is MTDAAQRHVPVLLERCLDLLGPALEGDDAPVAPVLVDCTLGMGGHTEGALARFENLTVVGIDRDPEAIALASERLARFGDRFRAVNTTYDHVDDVARQASPYGDGTVDAVLMDLGVSSLQLDDAERGFSYARTAPLDMRMDQSQGRTAQEILDTADEREIARILRTYGEERFAPRIARTIVRRREDGEPVTTTQDLVDVVRASVPAAARRTGGNPAKRTFQALRIAVNAELEALEAAVPRALNSVRVGGRLVVESYQSLEDRIVKQAMVAGATTNAPADLPFVPEDAAPYLELVTHGAERADDDEQARNPRSAPVRLRAATRLRPASDAPAPEPGTGTGGARRERPRPAPSRRSGTRSDARDHARSRGRRSR
- a CDS encoding peptidoglycan D,D-transpeptidase FtsI family protein, producing MNPSRRRALQFFGVAGFALLTGKTAWLQAVDGPALAAQAKAERTVTWINRAARGDIKGRDGSVLASSTISYDIGVNQVKIGQYEQTSTDGSASTDGAPAVVGHGAVAAAKQIAPILGVDAQELGAKMVGTSTYAVIAENVDPDTWRRINALDIPGVEPDQRIRRLYPAGKVAGNVVGYTHEGANRQLVGSAGLELTQNKKLTGTNGKGSVEIGKTGAIIPTGDRTDVPSVAGQTVRTTINPDLQAVAQDALDEVVKVQNADWGTIVVMEPSTGKLLVLADSNSVDPSDPSATDADDRDARSVQAVFEPGSVGKVVTFATALEEGYLTPTDSYTVPYRWTASNGQTFQDSHEHAVEYLTSSQVLAESSNVGTVQIGEKVPDDLRYQYIEKFGFGSLTGIEMPAESAGLLYPPAKWDDRTRYTTMFGQGYAGTSLQAVQVLATVANKGVSVPPRVIDAWIDADGNETAQESGEGTQVISADTATTLTEMLIGVTQAGGTAEEASLDGYLVAGKTGTTEILTESGTVASFVGFTPARDPAIAVAVIVYKPDGTYGGTVSAPVFRKVAIAALHQLGIAPDPTVIAAQAANDAEAQAEAKAQKAAQQEAQERNAD
- a CDS encoding UDP-N-acetylmuramoyl-L-alanyl-D-glutamate--2,6-diaminopimelate ligase, which translates into the protein MSNHAYESAAALRPHRLEPTALSELAGRFGLAVAPGAGGVERVSVVGVSVDSSDVAAGELFTAIPGFKRHGAEFAAQAVDAGAVAVLTDAAGAEIVLRDRPGTPVLVTEDPRAVVGPLAAEVYRHPSERLTATAVTGTNGKTTTSYFVEAILAAHLGGCMLAGTVELRVGEQHVESPRTTVEAPVLQRLMALALEEGVPAASLEASSQALDLRRMDGTVVEVAGFTNLQRDHLDYHETMERYLEAKAILFTPEHARRAVVCVDDEWGVRLAEKVASDAALQLDRVRAYPGEADTDWFVTDAAVSMTDSATTFVLHGPEGEEIAASCPLPGLVNVQNAALALVMTIRAGVPAATAVEALSQAHNIPGRMQRISQRDGERGLCIVDFAHTPDAMRLTLEAVRAITPGRLIVVFSSDGDRDHGKRPMLGAVAAELADVLVLTDENPRSEDPQTIRDAILEGVRSVRPDLHDVEQVTTWRGDAVKRGVELCGPEDTVIVTGKGHEPFLEIGGEFIRYNDAPVMREAVEAKWGPIASDAAGKGSRA
- a CDS encoding UDP-N-acetylmuramoyl-tripeptide--D-alanyl-D-alanine ligase: MIERSLTELAAMVGGEILDADGTGDAPVVASVVTDSRKAGPGALFVAIAGERTDGHAHLGGVLAAGGAAALVSDLPAARAALDAAGVAPDDADGERRTLPLILVEDTVEALGLLARAHLADLRERAASRGSELTVVAMTGSVGKTTTKDLTRQLLAAQAPTVAPIASFNNEIGLPLTVLETDESTRYLVLEMGASGFGHISYLTGIAPLDAAAVLMIGHAHMGGFGSVDGVAEAKSEIVQGLLPGGTAVLNYDDERAWAMRAIAPGPVLAFSASGDPAAEIRAENVEADAQAHAVLDLVAPGAPTTRVRLGLPGLHNVGNALAAVGLAIAAGVPAADAVAALAGARIESPHRLDVRTVGAPDGGDILLIDDSYNANIDSMSASLASLPALAGERRRVVVISEMLELGEFSDADHARTGELVADAGASLLVTIGEGAAPAAETARRAGVGEVVELPDADAALTRIDALVRAGDAVLVKGSNGSGAWRVANHLAERPVEGTPGGTDR
- the mraY gene encoding phospho-N-acetylmuramoyl-pentapeptide-transferase is translated as MTAILIAAAVGMVVTLLGTPVLIGFLHKRQYGQFIRQDGPQGHFTKRGTPTMGGLVIIIATVLGYAIANLSELRTPRASGVLLLFLIVGLGLIGFLDDFEKISKQRSLGLTPWQKMLGQAFIGITFSVCGLFFADRNGLTPASTRISFARDTNLDLAFAGVGLGIVLFILWSNFLITAWSNAVNLTDGLDGLAAGSSAMVFGAYTLIGVWQTNQSCLYGHADVVVTTCYQVRDPRDLAMVAAALMGACFGFLWWNASPAKIFMGDTGSLALGGALAGLSILTRTEFLAVVLGGLFLAEVMSDVIQIASFKSTGKRVFRMAPLHHHFELGGWSEVNVVIRFWIIAGVCVVAGLGIFYTEFLLS
- the murD gene encoding UDP-N-acetylmuramoyl-L-alanine--D-glutamate ligase, which codes for MTSSGTSTLSTSDLAGARVGVVGLGRTGLAVVDVLTALGAQVTVLDARESAVDEARAAHPGLAEAVSGDDDAVAEAATSSDLRLLVVSPGVPATGPVLTGAAAAGLETWSEIELAWRLQQARDRETGRTVPWIAVTGTDGKTTTVGMLSAILTAAGLNAPAVGNIGVPTISVVAEGRADALTVELSSFQLHTTRTLSPLAAACLNLAPDHLDWHGGYEAYGADKARIYEHAQRAAVYNVADPATQAMVDGADVVEGCYAVGFTLGVPALGQVGVVEDIFVDRAMHADRFRAGLELATLEDLAHLAPGGEADRLPAHVAADALAASALAMAHDAVAADPAAVREGLRTFRPGAHRLVTVGSADGVTWVDDSKATNPHSAQAALTSLPEGTGVWIAGGDDKGADFHELVRAVRPALRGVVVIGRDEGPLLAALADEAPDVPLTRVPDGTSQAVIDGAVEVAAAMAQDGDTVMLAPACASWDQFTSYGERGDMFAAAVARRTAGERG